The DNA segment ATATGTGCTTGTGAATATCGTGGACGGAGCCGTCAGATGGGCGATTGGAGGAGCAGTGATGGCGAAGCTGGGAACGGCGCGGGAGAAGAATCCGGTTGTGAGAAGATGAACATCTACCACGTCTGGTGCAACCTGAAGGAGTCGCGGCGGGACCTCGAGTTTGCCGAAAACGTGCGCGCGCTGATGGAGTTTCTCGTCAAATCAGGTGATATGAGCGCGTGGCGGCTGACGCGGCGCAAGCTCGGTTTCGGGCCGAACGAACTGGGGGAATTTCACATCACGATGGAGTTTCCGTCGCTGGTCGAATTGGAAAAAACTTTTGGTGACATGGCACGGCGCAGCGGCGAACTGGAAGAGCTGCACCGCAAGGTGTTTGTCATGGTAACGGATTTTCGCTCGGGTCTGTCGCGCGATTTTCCGGATAAAGAAAGATCGGGCTGACCGCACACCGTGCGCGATACCCAAGAAACAGAAGGAGTTTATGATGAAATCGTTGTACACGTTGTTATTCGCGGCGTTGCTGTTTGCCGGAGTGTCGCAGAATTTTGCGCAGGACACCACTCCGCCGCCGCAGGATCAGAAGGCAATTCTTGAAGCAAATGCCGACTCACTCGAGGCGCGCCGACGCGCGTTACGCGAAGAGGGCACAGCCCTTGAAAAACGTGAGTTTGAGCTGAAGCAGGAAATCGCCGACCTCGAAGGAAGATTGAAAGCAGCCAAACTTGAGCTGAAGCGGAATAAGGTTGAGCAGAAGGACCACAGACTGCGCGAAAAAGAATTGAAGATGGACAAGAAAGAGCACAAGCTGGAGAAGAAGGAAGCCAAGCGTGCTGCCAAAGAAGCAAAAAAGAACAAGTAAGCAAGCGGGATTGACGATAACATGTCTGATGCAAAAGTGAAGCGCGGGTGGCAGAAGGTCGAAGAGGTCAACTGGGACGCGTTTGAAAAGGCGATTGCCGAGTCCAAGAACAAGCAGCAGATTCTCGCACATTTGCGTAACCTGTTCGAGCAAAAGGGTTATGCCAACATGATTCGCGCGGCAGAATGCGCGTACAACCGGCTGGTTGAAGTGCTGCCGGGCAACAAGAGCTCCATCGGAGTTTATACCTATGTGGACGGCAAGGAGATATACTCCAATTTCCGGTTCGAACCGTCGGGCGGCAAACAGGAAAAAGACGCTTTCGATTATTAAGCGCGAAATTAGGGGGCAGTCATGAATCACGCTCACGGCGAGTTCTTTCTGGAAACGAGCAGAAATTTCCTGCGCGAGTTTTACGGCAAGATTGAGGAGTCCGTCAACCGGCTTGATGACAAACAGATCTGGTGGCGTCCCAATCCAGCGTCCAACTCGATCGGCAACCTGCTCCTGCATCTGGCGGGAAATGTCCGGCAGCACATTATTTCCGGCTGCGGGGGAAAACCGGACGTCCGCACTCGCTCGAAGGAATTCCAAATTCACTACGACGATATGCTCACGCCGACGAAAGGCGTGCTGCTGTCCGACCTCGAAATTACGGTCAACGAGGCCTGCGACGTGCTCGAGCGATTTGATCCCGCGCAGCTGCTGGAGAAGCGAGTAATCCAGAATATGGAGTACGTGCTGATGAAGGATATCTACCACGTCGTCGAGCACTTCTCCTATCACACCGGACAGATTGTCATGCGCACCAAAGAGCTGACCGCCGAGGGATTTGGATGGTATCAGCACCTGGAAGGAACGTAAGAGCGCGACCGGAATCCGATACGCGGCCAACATTATGCAGAAAATCACACACCTAACACATGTCCGACAAAGAAACACTTGATCTTCCGTTGAACGGAAACGGGAACGGCGACTCACGGATCATCCCCGTAAATGTCGAAGATGAAATGAAATCTTCGTACATCAATTACTCCATGTCCGTGATTGTGTCGCGTGCGCTTCCGGACGTTCGTGACGGACTGAAACCGGTGCACCGCCGCATTCTCTACGGCATGCTGGAACTCGGTCTCGGTGCCGGACGCCCGTACAAGAAATGCGCGCGTATCGTCGGCGACGTCATGGGAAAGTATCACCCGCACGGTGACGCGGCGATCTATGACACGCTGGTGCGCATGGTGCAGGACTTCAGCCTGCGCTATCCGCTCGTGGACGGTCAGGGTAATTTCGGCTCCGTAGACGGCGACGGTGCAGCGGCGATGCGTTACACCGAGGCACGCATGAACCGCATTGCCGAGGAAATGCTGTCCGATATTGACAAAAATACGGTGGACTTCGTTCCGAACTACGACGAGTCCATTATGATTCCGTCCGTCATGCCGTCAAAAATTCCGAATCTGCTGGTCAACGGATCAGACGGCATTGCGGTCGGAATGGCGACGCGCATTCCGCCGCACAACCTGATCGAAGTCTGCAACGCGGCGATTGCCATGATTGCGAACGAGACGCTGAGCAGCGCCGACTTGATGCAGCATGTCACAGCACCGGATTTTCCGACCGGCGGCATCATCTTCGGCAAGCAAGGTATTCGCGACGCCTATCTGACCGGTCGCGGAAAAATCGTCGTGCGCGCTAAGGCGAGCATTGAACAGCCGGAGAAAGCCAGCGGCCGCACCAAAATCGTCGTCAGTGAAATTCCCTATCAGGTCAACAAAACTCGCTTAATCGAGCGAATTGTCGATTTGGTGAACGAGAAGAAGATTGAAGGAATCGCGGACATTCGTGATGAATCCGATCGCGACGGCATGCGGCTGGTCATCGAACTCAAGCGTGAGGCTGTACCGGAAGTGGTGATGGCAGCGCTTTATAAGCACACGCCGATGCAGGAGTCCTTCGGCGTAATCATGCTGGCGCTTGTCCACGGCGTGCCGCGTGTGCTGACGCTGCGCGAGATGATCTCCGAGTTCCTCGAACACCGCAACGAGGTGACGCTCAGACGCGTGCGCTTTGAACTGCAGCAGGCGCTCGACAGACTGCATATTCTGGAAGGACTCCAGATTGCCGTTGATCATATTGACGAAGTCATCAGCATTATTCGCGCGGCGTCGTCACCGGAAGTCGCGGGCATGGAGCTGCGCGATCGTTTCGGACTATCGGAAAAGCAGGCGAAAGCCATTCTCGATATGCGATTGGCCCGACTGACCGGACTCGAACGGCAGAAGCTGGCCGACGAAATTCGGGAAGTCAAGGCAAAAATTGCGGAGCTGGAGCCGCTGGCTAAAGACGAGAACCGTCATCTGCGGCTGGAAGTTGTGCGCACGGAGCTTGAAGAGATCAAGGAAAAGTACGGTGACAAGCGGCGCACCGAAGTTGTTGAGGATGAAGCCGAAGTCACCATCGAAGACCTCATCGCACCGGAAGAAATGGTGGTCACGATTTCGCACTCCGGTTATGTCAAGCGCTTCCCGGTGTCAGGTTTCCGCAAGCAAGGCCGCGGCGGCAGAGGTTCACAGGGCGCGACGACAAAGGACGACGACTGGGTCGAGACGCTGTTTATTGCCTCGACTCACGATTACATTTTGTTCTTCACGGACAGAGGAAAGTGCTACTGGCTGAAAGTCTATCAGATTCCGCAGATGGGCCGCGGAACTCGCGGCAAGGCGCTCGTCAATCTGATTGAACGCAGCGCGGAAGAGAAAGTACGCGCCTATGTCACTGTCAAGGAGTTTGCCGATGACCGTTATGTCTT comes from the bacterium genome and includes:
- the gyrA gene encoding DNA gyrase subunit A, which encodes MSDKETLDLPLNGNGNGDSRIIPVNVEDEMKSSYINYSMSVIVSRALPDVRDGLKPVHRRILYGMLELGLGAGRPYKKCARIVGDVMGKYHPHGDAAIYDTLVRMVQDFSLRYPLVDGQGNFGSVDGDGAAAMRYTEARMNRIAEEMLSDIDKNTVDFVPNYDESIMIPSVMPSKIPNLLVNGSDGIAVGMATRIPPHNLIEVCNAAIAMIANETLSSADLMQHVTAPDFPTGGIIFGKQGIRDAYLTGRGKIVVRAKASIEQPEKASGRTKIVVSEIPYQVNKTRLIERIVDLVNEKKIEGIADIRDESDRDGMRLVIELKREAVPEVVMAALYKHTPMQESFGVIMLALVHGVPRVLTLREMISEFLEHRNEVTLRRVRFELQQALDRLHILEGLQIAVDHIDEVISIIRAASSPEVAGMELRDRFGLSEKQAKAILDMRLARLTGLERQKLADEIREVKAKIAELEPLAKDENRHLRLEVVRTELEEIKEKYGDKRRTEVVEDEAEVTIEDLIAPEEMVVTISHSGYVKRFPVSGFRKQGRGGRGSQGATTKDDDWVETLFIASTHDYILFFTDRGKCYWLKVYQIPQMGRGTRGKALVNLIERSAEEKVRAYVTVKEFADDRYVLMCTKRGTVKKTALSEFSNPRSNGIIAINIEDGDELLDAALTDGSNEVIIGTTEGKAVRFNESDVRAMGRTAIGVRGVLLKPGIDAVGMIVVRGDSTILTVTEKGYGKRSDVSDYRLTKRGAGGVLALKTTDKTGRMVAMKEVGDNDDLIIITEQGVVIRQSVKDVRTMSRVTQGVRVIKLDNGDKVADVAKIVNEEDDGEMELDTDV
- a CDS encoding DUF1572 family protein; translation: MNHAHGEFFLETSRNFLREFYGKIEESVNRLDDKQIWWRPNPASNSIGNLLLHLAGNVRQHIISGCGGKPDVRTRSKEFQIHYDDMLTPTKGVLLSDLEITVNEACDVLERFDPAQLLEKRVIQNMEYVLMKDIYHVVEHFSYHTGQIVMRTKELTAEGFGWYQHLEGT